The Longimicrobium sp. genome includes the window CCCAGGCATGGACCGCCCCGCGTGGCTTTCGGTCCAGGCGGTCGACTACGACGGCACGATCATCACCCTGATCGCGGAGCCGGGCATCCCTCGGCCAGGCGACGGCGCGCGCTTTGTCGCGCTCCCATTCCATGTGCCCGTACAGACGCACGGTGTGGTCCGCCGGCAGCCCCAGACCCTCGCCGAGCTCCACGACATGTTGCTCGGTACCGGCTTTGATCTTCTCGCGGCGTTGCGTGCGCAGTTGGGCGACTGGGCAGGTAACGGTCACGTCTTGGGCGCCCGCGTGATCCTGATCTTCCGGATCCCCAAGCGCCGGAACGACGAGGCCGAAGCGGAAGTCGAGGAAACGTGGGCGTTCCTCACCGTATCTACTGTGCGCGAGGTCGGGGTCTCGATCGGGCGCTGGGACCTGCACGACGGCACACCCGGCGTGCTGCTCGCGGCGCCTGCCGGCCGCGAGGGACAGGGGGTAAACGTTGAGATTCTGAATCCTGCCACAACCCTGACTGCGGACGGAGCCGCGTGGCTGAACGGGCTGCCCGGAGCAGACGGCGTGGAGATCCTGGCCGTGGGCGCCGGCGCGCTGGGATCACAGGTCATGATAAACCTGATCCGTGCCGGCTACGGGACCTGGACTGTCGTGGATCCCGACCGGCTTATGCCGCACAACCTGGCGCGCCACTACCTAGGCAGCTATGCGCTCGGTTTTCCAAAGGCGCAAACACTGAGCGACGTCGCCAACGCCTTGCTGGACGGCCCGGACGTTATGTCGGGGATCGTTGCCGACGTTCGTTCGGAGGCCAATCCGGCTCTCCGCAAAGCCGTTGACGGGGCTTCGGTCATTGCGGACTTCTCAGCCTCGGTCACCGCTGCGCGGCACCTGGCGCTGGACAACGCGTCCGGTGCTCGGCGCGTCTCCGTATTTCTCAATCCGGACGGTACCGATCTCGTCGTCCTCGCGGAGGACGCGGAGCGGCGCACGACGCTCGACCAGCTGGAAATGCAGTATTATCGCGAGATCATCCAGCGCGCCGAGTTGAGCGAGCACCTTACCCGGGGCGGACAGCGCCTGCGATACGCGCACTCCTGCCGCGACGTAACCAGCACGATCCCGCAGGACGCCGTCGGGACCCTTTCGGGCGTCGCGGCGCGAGCGTTTCGTGCGGCTTTGAGCCGACCGGAAGCCACCATTGCTATCTTCCGGACGGACGCCGATCTCTGCGTAGACGTGGTTCGCGTAGATCCTGTACCTGGTCTGAGGGTAGAGACGGCGGGTTGGACCCTCTGCACGGATGAGATGCTGCTGTCGAGGCTGCGTGCCCTTCGCGCGACGAAGCTGCCCAATGAAACCGGTGGGGTGCTGATCGGCTCGTATGACCTGCAGAGGCGCATTGTCTACGTTGTCGACACGATTCCTTCGCCCCCCGACAGCAAGGAGTGGCCGACGCTCTACATCCGCGGCTCCGAAGGCCTGAGACAAGCCGTGCAGGAGGTGGATCGGCGTACGGCCGGGTCGCTGCAATACGTCGGTGAGTGGCACTCGCATCCAGATGGCTACGGCTGTGGCGCGAGCGAGGACGATCGCAAGGTCTTCGGATGGATGACCGCGCACCTGAGTGCCGACGGCCTTCCCGGGCTGATGATCATCGTCGGTGCGGCGGGGCAGACCGGCATCTACCTGGGACAGATCTGAGAGGCCGCCGTGGACGCGCTCAAAGGTATCGCCGAGGTGGTAGAGCACATCCTCTACGAGTTGCTCGGTCTTCTAATCCCCGGAGCATGCTTCGCGCTCTCGGTCGCTTTCGTATGGGGAGCGCCGGAGTGGACCCGAGCGCTCAGGTTTGCGGACGAGCAACCCTTGATCGCACTGGGTGCTGCATACCTTCTGGGCTTCGTGGTTCAAGGCATCTCGCGCCCGGTTACCGTCTCGTTCGAATGGCTCGCCCAACGCCCAGCCAGGCTCCTATCATGGGGGTACCGCCCCCTGCGCCGCAGATGGAAGGTTCCGGCCGGCTGGGGGAACGGCGGTACGGCGGATGAGCGATTCGCATCCCGCCACGGCCATGAGCCACAGGTTCCCGCCCCGATTCAGGGCGTTGAACTAGCCCTTCTGGCGGAGGAGCGCTGGCGCAAGAGGCTCGCTCTCAATGCTGACATCCGCCTGAGTGACGCGCAGGTGCGGGATCTTTCTTTCTCCGCGATCCCCGCGGCGCGAAGCCGCCTGGACCGGTTCAGGGCCGCGGCGTCATTATGTCGTGGCGTGGCTACCTCCGTAGCTATTTCCGCTCCACTGCTTCTTCTACAGATCGCGACCGCGGAGCGTTCGCTAGACTGGGCGGCTGTTGGGTGGCTGGAGGCCGTGCTCATCGCCTTCTACGCCCTGATGGAACGGGCGGACATGTACAACAAGCGCTGGAATAGCGTGCTCGTGCCCCAGTTCCTCGCGACGAGTACTGAAGTGCCGTCTTCGCGACCCGAGTCACCGGGATGATGAAGATCCGCGGCCACAGCAGCCTTAGCGCGGTCGGGCGGCACAGACTCGAATTAGGCAGGCGGGGCCCCATCCTCCCAATCCCGGAAGTCTGGAGAGTTGTTCGACGTTGCGGTCCGGCGCAGCGGTGCGGGGCTGAAGGCCGTAAAGGCGCCTAGCTTGCTGCATCCGCGGCCAGTCCTGCAGGCTCGCGGCGGCGCGGGCGAGTTCCAGCAGCGCCGATGCGTGGGTGCCGCTGAGATCGTAATCCAGGGCGAGCCAGGCCGTGCTCCAGGTTCTTCGTATTGCCGGGGATCTCCGCTGTCCGCCAGCGCCCGCTCATCGGGACAGTACCCGCAGTTCATCTGACAGGTGATCGAGCCGGTCTGCGTGCTGACGCAATTCACGCGCATGTTCGTCCGCGAGTTGCGCCAGCACGACGGGCCAGTTCGGAGGTGGACGCCGGGCGTTCGTTCCTTCCATCCGCGCACGAGCAATCGTGTGCATCTCTCTCCCGAACACCTCCGCGATCCGCGCCAGCGTAACCGATGGCGTAGAAGTGAGTACGTCCGTCGCCTCCTTGAAATCCACAGCGCCCCTCCGGGACATGGTATAATACCATTTGACAAACGAGCAGGCCGGTATTACATTATGTACCAGCAGGGCCCAACAGCAAGGCGGGTGCATCGGCTCCCCGGGAAGAGAGCACCGACGCACCCGCCTAACGCGAACCGACCCGAAGGCCGCCCGCTCGCCCAAGCTAGCCCTGCCGCGCGGCCAAGGTCAAGAGAATGGAGGATGCACCATGACAACGGAGTCTCCGAAGGGCACGCTTGCTTCTCCCGGCCGACTGCTCGAGATGCTGACGGACCGCTTCGGCGCGTTCGAAGCCATCGCCATGGCCTGCATTAAGCTCGCCCGCCACGTCTCCGAAGACGAATTATCGATGGATCTGCTCGTCGCTGAAGCCATCCTGGAGTTCGGGGACGATCTACGCTCCGCTTCGGAGGTTACAGCCGAGTGGATGCGCGAGCAGGGGCTCGTCCACCCGACCTGAAGGTCGCGGCCATCCGGAGAGCACCGAGAGACGCGAGGCGCTATGAACGGCCCGCGTCTTTCAAGTCTATGAGCGCACGTCCTCATCCAGGCTGCCGAGCAAGGCGGAGGAGTTCCGAAAGTTGTTGGACGTTGCGGGCCGGCGCCGCGGTGCGGGGCTGAAGGCCGTAGAGGCGGCTGGCCTGCTGCATCCGCGGCCAGTCCTGCTGGCGCGCGGCGGCGCGGGCCAGCTCCAGCAGCGCCGATGCGTGGGTGCCGCTGAGGTCGTAGTCCACAATCATCCACGCGGCGCTCCAGGCTTCCTCGTACTGCGGCCGGGCACCACTACCCGCCGCGGCCCGCGCCAGGAGCCCCAGCGTCACCGCCCGTTCGCGCCCCTCCGCGCGTCCGGGGAGCTGCTTCTTCAGCATCGTCGCGGCGCGATTGGGCCGTTCCAACGCCAGCCACAGGCGCGCCGTATCGTGCAACAGGTCGGGAAGGCGAGGATGCCCGGCACCGTACGCCCGCAGCGCCTTCCGGGCGTGCGCCTCCGCCTGCTCCAGCTTCCCCAACTCCATCTCCAGCAGAAACAGGCCGTGCAGCGCGGCGCCGCGTGCGGGCAGGTGCCCCTTTCTGCGCGTCGTGCGGATTGCCCGCACGTAGTACCCGCGCGCAGCCTCGAGCTTTCCGCGCCCGCCGTAGAGCGCCCCCAGGTCGATGTACGCCAGTGCGTACGTCTCCCAGTCCTTTCCCCGGCGCGCCACGCCGATGGTGCGCCGCAGCCAGGTTTCCGCGCGCGCGGGCCGGTCCATCCGCAGGGCAAGGCTGCCGACCTCGTACCCGGGCCGCGCCTGCTCGGGAGAGGCCAGCGCGGCCGCCTGGGCGAACAACAGCGAGGTTCCCAGCAGCTGCCGCTCCTGCGCCCATCGCGAGATCCCCTGGCAGGCAAGGGTCACGCTCTCCGCGCTCACCGATTCCGGGCTAGCCACCACAGCCGTCAGAGCCGTCAGCGCCAGCTCCACCTGGCCGTCCATCGGGACGGCCTGGAGCTGCGCGAGGCGTAGGCCCGCCGCATCAGCAACGAAAAGCCCGGCCCTGTGCCCCGGCTCCACTGCGGCCCACAACAGCACGTCTCGAAGCGCCTTCCAGAGCAACAATCCGTGCTCGTTCGGAAGCTCCCTGAGGATCGCCACGCCCTCCAGGGTCTCGTCGGGATCGGACAGGATCGCCGGTGGAATGCACCAGCGCCGCCCCTGCCTCGCGAGTACACGTTTTGTCATGAAAGTACCTGTGGGCATATATACCGAGGCAGCCAGTGGGTGGGGTGCGGTTAGTGGAGCCACTTTGCTTCGGCCCGGTGCCCTTCGCGCGCTTGCTCCCGCAATACGCGGAGTTCATCCCTGAACGCGGCGGCGGTGAGCGCGAACGCGCCTTTCGCTCGCAGTGCCCGGACGGGCTCACCGACGAGGTTTCGATATCCCACCTTCAGCGAGGCCGCTCCCGCGTAGCCGGAAAGCCGCGCGACGGACTCGACCGACCGAGCAGGGTCGTCCAGGAGCTCCGAGGCGAAAAGAAGCCTGATCCAGGGCATGAGGCGGCGCGGGGCCGGCAGGTCGGCCCGATGCAGCCACCGAAGGACGGTGCGCTCGTCTGCACCGAG containing:
- a CDS encoding Mov34/MPN/PAD-1 family protein, with the translated sequence MADLLTPPGEPLVAGGVVVPKAAELVWLLKSETLPYVRLVECRRAAAGDVVVFEVEPEVPQAKVHDIQRVERLAVVFADNDEVMPETIALRRDFPSVPHLNLRWEELPRSLCLWDETYSNLKLRWTAAAYLRRVLEWLALTARGELHGEDQPLEPLLGAAAIPLILPARLFAPGMDRPAWLSVQAVDYDGTIITLIAEPGIPRPGDGARFVALPFHVPVQTHGVVRRQPQTLAELHDMLLGTGFDLLAALRAQLGDWAGNGHVLGARVILIFRIPKRRNDEAEAEVEETWAFLTVSTVREVGVSIGRWDLHDGTPGVLLAAPAGREGQGVNVEILNPATTLTADGAAWLNGLPGADGVEILAVGAGALGSQVMINLIRAGYGTWTVVDPDRLMPHNLARHYLGSYALGFPKAQTLSDVANALLDGPDVMSGIVADVRSEANPALRKAVDGASVIADFSASVTAARHLALDNASGARRVSVFLNPDGTDLVVLAEDAERRTTLDQLEMQYYREIIQRAELSEHLTRGGQRLRYAHSCRDVTSTIPQDAVGTLSGVAARAFRAALSRPEATIAIFRTDADLCVDVVRVDPVPGLRVETAGWTLCTDEMLLSRLRALRATKLPNETGGVLIGSYDLQRRIVYVVDTIPSPPDSKEWPTLYIRGSEGLRQAVQEVDRRTAGSLQYVGEWHSHPDGYGCGASEDDRKVFGWMTAHLSADGLPGLMIIVGAAGQTGIYLGQI
- a CDS encoding tetratricopeptide repeat protein; protein product: MTKRVLARQGRRWCIPPAILSDPDETLEGVAILRELPNEHGLLLWKALRDVLLWAAVEPGHRAGLFVADAAGLRLAQLQAVPMDGQVELALTALTAVVASPESVSAESVTLACQGISRWAQERQLLGTSLLFAQAAALASPEQARPGYEVGSLALRMDRPARAETWLRRTIGVARRGKDWETYALAYIDLGALYGGRGKLEAARGYYVRAIRTTRRKGHLPARGAALHGLFLLEMELGKLEQAEAHARKALRAYGAGHPRLPDLLHDTARLWLALERPNRAATMLKKQLPGRAEGRERAVTLGLLARAAAGSGARPQYEEAWSAAWMIVDYDLSGTHASALLELARAAARQQDWPRMQQASRLYGLQPRTAAPARNVQQLSELLRLARQPG